From a single Planococcus shenhongbingii genomic region:
- the fni gene encoding type 2 isopentenyl-diphosphate Delta-isomerase produces the protein MDHIQFALSTGQSAGTFFDDIRFVHQALPNLGVEDIRIHTETGDLKLKSPVFINAMTGGGGRQTEKLNALLAYAAKETGIAMAVGSQMAALRDPEERASYQIVRKVNPEGFIIGNLGSEASLKQAEEAIEMIEANALQIHLNVIQELTMPEGDRDFKGALERIEEIAEKVKVPVIVKETGFGISREAAEKLASTKIAAIDVSGYGGTNFAAIENERRARKLSYFQEWGVPTAAAIIEVKKAFPQTVLASGGIQNALDMIKAFALGANAAGLAGSFLKTAIEHGEKQLITDIETLKEDLGMMMTALGAKDIADLEDCPLIISGELYHYLLLRGYDPAAFANRKKN, from the coding sequence ATGGACCATATTCAATTTGCCTTATCAACAGGCCAAAGCGCCGGCACGTTTTTTGACGATATTCGTTTCGTCCATCAAGCATTGCCGAACCTTGGTGTAGAAGATATTCGCATTCATACCGAGACAGGTGATTTGAAATTGAAATCACCTGTTTTTATTAATGCCATGACAGGCGGAGGCGGCAGGCAGACTGAAAAGCTGAATGCGCTCCTGGCATATGCAGCAAAAGAGACCGGAATTGCGATGGCAGTCGGTTCTCAGATGGCAGCGTTAAGAGACCCTGAAGAAAGGGCATCTTATCAAATCGTCCGCAAAGTGAATCCGGAAGGTTTCATTATCGGCAATCTAGGCAGTGAAGCAAGTTTAAAACAAGCTGAAGAAGCGATCGAAATGATCGAAGCCAATGCTCTTCAAATACATTTGAATGTCATTCAGGAACTGACGATGCCTGAAGGTGACCGCGATTTCAAAGGCGCTTTGGAACGGATTGAAGAAATAGCGGAAAAGGTGAAGGTTCCTGTGATCGTTAAGGAAACGGGCTTCGGAATTTCCCGTGAAGCAGCGGAGAAACTGGCTTCAACTAAAATCGCTGCCATCGATGTCAGCGGTTATGGCGGCACGAACTTTGCAGCCATTGAAAATGAGCGGCGGGCGCGCAAGCTGTCTTATTTTCAAGAATGGGGAGTTCCAACAGCAGCAGCGATAATCGAAGTGAAAAAAGCCTTTCCTCAAACCGTGCTGGCGTCAGGCGGCATTCAAAATGCCTTGGACATGATAAAGGCTTTCGCGCTTGGAGCAAATGCGGCGGGGTTGGCTGGCTCCTTTTTAAAAACCGCAATCGAGCACGGTGAAAAGCAGTTGATAACAGATATTGAAACTCTGAAAGAGGATTTAGGGATGATGATGACGGCGTTGGGCGCCAAAGATATCGCCGATCTAGAAGATTGTCCGCTCATTATTTCAGGAGAGCTTTATCATTATCTATTGCTTAGGGGTTATGACCCGGCGGCTTTTGCCAATCGAAAGAAAAACTGA
- the rpsA gene encoding 30S ribosomal protein S1 produces the protein MSEEMNMMENRDFQTGDRVKGIVTNIEEKAVTVTIEGAPFDGVIPISELSSLHIEKASDSVQVGDELDLIITKVEDENFVLSKRKVDAEQAWDELEKKFESGEIIESEVKDVVKGGLVVDLGVRGFVPASLVEDYFVESFEDYKGKVMTFKIVEMEKENNRLILSHRAVVEMEKESQKVEVMEHIHQGDVLKGKVQRIASFGAFVDIGGVDGLVHISQLSHEHVEKVSDVVTEGQEVTVKVLSVDRDSERISLSIKDTLPGPWDAIEEKAPKGSVHTGKVKRIVSYGAFVEVLPGVEGLVHISQIAHKHIATPNEVLSEGQEVQVKVLEVNKADKRLSLSIKELQEKEKEHDYSNYEMPEESSGFSISDVIGDKLKGFKSE, from the coding sequence ATGTCTGAGGAAATGAACATGATGGAAAACCGTGACTTCCAAACAGGAGATCGCGTAAAAGGTATTGTTACTAATATAGAAGAAAAAGCAGTAACCGTAACGATTGAAGGGGCACCTTTTGATGGGGTTATTCCAATCAGTGAGCTGTCAAGCCTTCATATCGAGAAAGCATCAGATTCAGTTCAGGTCGGTGATGAGCTAGATTTAATCATAACTAAAGTAGAAGACGAAAACTTTGTATTATCCAAAAGGAAAGTTGATGCCGAACAGGCATGGGACGAGTTGGAGAAAAAGTTTGAGTCGGGCGAGATTATCGAATCTGAAGTGAAAGATGTCGTGAAAGGCGGACTTGTGGTCGATCTTGGAGTTCGCGGGTTCGTACCGGCTTCATTAGTAGAAGATTATTTCGTTGAATCCTTCGAAGACTACAAAGGAAAAGTCATGACTTTTAAAATTGTCGAGATGGAAAAAGAAAACAATCGGTTAATTCTTTCGCATCGGGCAGTTGTAGAAATGGAAAAGGAATCGCAAAAAGTAGAAGTGATGGAACATATTCACCAAGGGGATGTGCTTAAAGGGAAAGTGCAGCGCATTGCTTCTTTTGGTGCTTTTGTGGATATCGGCGGAGTGGATGGACTTGTTCACATTTCCCAATTATCACATGAGCATGTAGAGAAAGTATCCGATGTCGTAACCGAAGGACAGGAAGTAACGGTAAAAGTTCTTTCAGTAGACCGGGATTCCGAACGGATTTCCTTGTCGATCAAGGACACACTTCCTGGACCTTGGGATGCCATTGAAGAAAAAGCGCCAAAAGGTTCTGTCCACACTGGAAAAGTTAAACGGATCGTAAGCTACGGTGCATTTGTAGAAGTATTGCCTGGAGTTGAAGGCCTTGTTCATATTTCACAAATCGCCCACAAGCATATCGCGACCCCGAATGAAGTTCTATCTGAAGGCCAGGAAGTCCAAGTAAAAGTACTGGAAGTAAATAAAGCTGATAAACGCCTGTCACTCAGCATTAAAGAACTTCAGGAAAAAGAGAAAGAACATGATTATTCCAATTATGAAATGCCGGAAGAATCCAGTGGTTTTTCAATCAGTGATGTGATTGGCGATAAATTAAAAGGATTTAAATCCGAATAA
- a CDS encoding lysophospholipid acyltransferase family protein has translation MNLYAIGKSLVKTTLTPLYRFEVIGIENFPKEGGVLLCSNHIHALDPPVVGMTAPRTVHFMAKEELFKLPILGPILPKVNAFPVKRGMSDREALRTALKVLKSGEVVGLFPEGTRSTDGVLKKGLSGAGFFALRGNADVVPCAIIGPYKTFRKVKVVYGEPIRMAPFRERKASAEEVTEMIMSRIQDILDEYSKNK, from the coding sequence GTGAATTTGTATGCAATTGGAAAATCCCTTGTAAAAACGACATTAACGCCTCTTTACCGTTTCGAAGTGATCGGCATTGAGAATTTCCCGAAAGAAGGAGGCGTCCTGCTCTGCTCAAACCATATTCATGCGCTTGATCCCCCTGTTGTAGGAATGACTGCTCCAAGGACGGTGCATTTTATGGCAAAGGAAGAACTGTTCAAGCTGCCGATTCTAGGACCGATTTTGCCAAAAGTTAACGCATTTCCTGTAAAACGGGGAATGAGCGACCGGGAAGCGCTTAGAACAGCATTAAAAGTGCTGAAAAGCGGAGAAGTCGTCGGCTTGTTCCCTGAAGGGACAAGATCAACGGACGGCGTTTTAAAAAAAGGATTGAGCGGAGCCGGATTTTTCGCCCTTCGCGGCAATGCCGATGTAGTTCCTTGTGCCATTATTGGACCTTATAAAACATTCCGTAAAGTTAAAGTGGTATACGGTGAGCCCATACGAATGGCGCCTTTCCGGGAAAGAAAAGCATCTGCTGAAGAAGTGACCGAAATGATCATGAGCCGCATTCAAGATATTCTGGATGAATATAGCAAAAATAAGTGA
- the cmk gene encoding (d)CMP kinase — MTKSIQIALDGPAAAGKSTIAKIVAEQLGYIYIDTGAMYRAITLKALNEGIDLSSNEEAGKLLADTEIDLQPSENGQLVFLDNKDVTEDIRSQHVTKAVSEMAAHESVRTQMVKLQQQLAEERGVVMDGRDIGTDVLPAAKLKVFMSATVEERARRRFEENKKRSIHTPIDELQAEIAKRDKMDSEREVSPLRQAEDAIFLDTTFLTIREAAAEILRLAEERLS, encoded by the coding sequence TTGACGAAATCAATACAGATTGCTCTTGATGGCCCTGCAGCTGCCGGGAAAAGCACAATAGCAAAAATTGTTGCAGAACAATTAGGATATATTTATATCGACACGGGTGCCATGTACCGTGCCATCACTCTTAAAGCATTAAACGAAGGCATTGATCTGTCCAGCAATGAAGAGGCAGGAAAACTGCTGGCCGATACAGAAATAGATTTGCAGCCTTCCGAAAACGGACAGCTTGTTTTTCTTGATAATAAAGATGTGACGGAAGATATCCGCTCGCAGCATGTGACAAAAGCGGTTTCTGAAATGGCGGCTCATGAATCCGTGCGCACACAGATGGTTAAACTGCAGCAGCAGCTTGCTGAAGAACGGGGTGTGGTCATGGATGGCCGTGACATCGGAACCGATGTCCTGCCGGCTGCGAAATTGAAAGTGTTTATGTCTGCGACTGTCGAAGAACGGGCACGCCGCCGGTTTGAAGAAAATAAAAAGCGCAGTATCCATACGCCAATTGATGAATTGCAGGCGGAAATTGCGAAGCGGGATAAAATGGACAGTGAGCGGGAAGTCTCTCCGCTCCGACAAGCGGAAGATGCGATTTTTCTCGATACGACTTTTTTAACGATTCGAGAAGCTGCAGCAGAAATATTGCGACTGGCAGAAGAAAGGTTGAGTTAA
- the prsW gene encoding glutamic-type intramembrane protease PrsW: protein MIILLTVAIAPSLALFSYFYLRDQFANEPSKLLFQCFVYGAVLTFPILFIQYVFEFEGVFNHAFSQNVLFPSIVEEFFKWLVLIIAVYRHIDFEDPYDGILYGASVSLGFATVENILYLLEFGLETAFIRAFLPVSSHALFGVVMGYYLGKAKFTKGPHGPKLLAMALISSLVLHLAYNSILYTNTKWSYSVIPFMLFLWWFSLRKVKQAHQLSLTHYHDNTSLHP, encoded by the coding sequence ATGATAATTTTACTGACAGTTGCGATTGCTCCAAGTCTGGCGTTGTTCAGTTACTTTTATTTGCGTGACCAATTTGCTAACGAACCTTCAAAACTTTTGTTTCAATGTTTCGTTTACGGGGCAGTGCTGACTTTCCCGATTTTGTTTATTCAGTATGTTTTTGAATTTGAAGGAGTCTTTAACCATGCTTTCAGCCAGAATGTGCTGTTTCCGAGTATAGTTGAAGAATTTTTCAAATGGCTTGTTTTAATTATTGCCGTATACCGGCATATTGATTTTGAAGATCCATATGATGGCATTCTTTACGGAGCAAGTGTGTCATTAGGGTTTGCGACAGTAGAAAATATCTTATATCTGCTTGAGTTCGGTTTGGAGACTGCATTTATCAGAGCTTTTCTGCCAGTCTCGAGCCACGCGTTATTTGGAGTGGTTATGGGATATTATTTAGGCAAAGCGAAGTTCACCAAAGGTCCGCATGGTCCTAAACTCTTGGCGATGGCCTTGATCAGCTCTTTGGTTCTCCACCTGGCCTATAATTCGATTTTATACACAAATACGAAATGGTCCTACAGTGTGATTCCCTTTATGCTGTTTCTATGGTGGTTTAGTTTAAGGAAGGTAAAGCAAGCGCACCAATTGTCTTTGACGCATTATCATGACAATACTTCCTTACATCCATAA
- a CDS encoding asparaginase yields the protein MNKKVSLITTGGTIASKEVSKGLLKSGAISGRDLAALCQLPEEIEVKVIDIFQLPSMHIGFDKMLKLREAIKAEMEDETVDGIVVTHGTDTLEETAYFLDLTIDDHRTIVVTGSQRSPDDVGTDVYSNLRNSIYVSVDNDLRGVGTVVVFNERIYTAKYVKKVHSSNLQGFDSFGHGYLGIIDNDVVSIYQKPIFHEVHEVKGNLPRVEIIKCYSGQDGHMIDLLAHTDVAGIVLEAAGRGQVSPHMVEAIERAIQKGITIVLTTSAEEGKAYPSYSYPGSAHDLMLKGVLLGSDYDSKKARIKLAIILAAAKKVDINTFNK from the coding sequence ATGAATAAAAAAGTTTCTTTGATTACCACCGGCGGAACCATAGCGAGCAAGGAAGTTTCGAAAGGACTGCTGAAATCAGGCGCCATTTCAGGAAGAGACCTGGCGGCGCTCTGCCAATTGCCTGAAGAAATAGAAGTAAAAGTCATCGATATTTTTCAGTTGCCAAGCATGCATATCGGCTTCGACAAGATGCTGAAGCTGCGGGAAGCCATCAAAGCGGAAATGGAAGATGAAACAGTGGATGGGATTGTAGTAACACATGGGACGGATACATTGGAAGAAACCGCTTATTTTTTAGATTTAACAATCGATGACCACCGCACAATTGTCGTTACGGGCTCACAGCGTTCACCTGATGATGTAGGAACAGATGTTTATTCAAATTTGCGGAACTCCATTTATGTGTCGGTTGATAATGATTTGAGAGGCGTCGGCACAGTAGTGGTATTCAATGAACGGATTTATACAGCGAAATATGTGAAGAAAGTGCATAGCAGCAATCTGCAAGGGTTTGACTCTTTTGGCCACGGTTATTTAGGGATCATTGATAATGATGTGGTGAGCATTTACCAAAAACCGATATTCCATGAAGTTCACGAAGTGAAAGGCAATTTGCCGAGAGTGGAAATTATCAAATGTTATTCCGGACAAGATGGCCATATGATTGATTTGCTGGCGCACACTGACGTAGCAGGAATCGTTCTGGAAGCTGCGGGCAGAGGACAAGTGTCGCCTCATATGGTCGAAGCGATTGAGCGGGCCATTCAAAAAGGCATCACGATCGTCTTGACGACCAGTGCAGAAGAAGGCAAAGCATATCCAAGCTACAGTTATCCCGGCAGTGCCCATGATCTGATGTTGAAAGGCGTTTTGCTGGGCAGCGATTACGACAGTAAAAAAGCGCGGATCAAGCTGGCAATCATATTAGCTGCTGCCAAAAAAGTGGACATTAACACTTTCAATAAATAA
- a CDS encoding YpdA family putative bacillithiol disulfide reductase, translating into MENIDALIIGGGPCGLAAAIAIKQIGLQPVVIEKGNIVNAIYNYPTHQTFFSSSEKLSIGDIPFITEDRKAKRNQALVYYREVVKRSGIEVRSFETVLAVEKEEKFIVRTSKNTYHAKYVIAATGYYDNPNKLEVEGADLPKVMHYFKEGHPYFDQDVLVIGGKNSAVDAALELHKAGSRVTVSYHGTSYSKSIKPWILPEFDSLVKKGEITMLFDSIVDKITEREVELTVNDTKETIPNDFVFAMIGYHPDHNFLKKIGIAIDELTGCPIFNEVTMETDTEDMYVAGVIAAGNNANSIFIENGRFHGQQIAAAIAEKKSVR; encoded by the coding sequence ATGGAAAATATAGATGCTCTGATTATCGGGGGAGGCCCTTGCGGTTTGGCAGCAGCCATCGCCATCAAGCAAATAGGCCTTCAGCCGGTAGTCATTGAAAAAGGAAACATCGTCAATGCCATTTATAACTATCCGACCCATCAGACTTTTTTCAGTTCCAGTGAAAAATTGTCGATTGGGGATATTCCTTTTATAACAGAAGACCGGAAAGCTAAGCGCAACCAGGCGCTGGTCTATTACCGGGAAGTAGTGAAAAGAAGCGGAATCGAAGTGCGTTCTTTTGAGACCGTTTTAGCTGTTGAAAAAGAAGAGAAGTTTATTGTCCGGACATCCAAAAATACATATCATGCGAAATATGTTATTGCGGCAACCGGCTATTACGACAATCCGAATAAATTGGAAGTAGAAGGCGCTGATTTGCCAAAAGTCATGCATTATTTCAAGGAAGGGCATCCTTATTTTGACCAAGATGTCCTGGTTATCGGCGGCAAGAACTCAGCAGTAGATGCAGCGCTTGAATTGCATAAAGCCGGAAGCCGTGTAACAGTTTCGTATCACGGCACAAGCTATTCGAAAAGCATCAAGCCTTGGATCTTGCCGGAGTTTGACAGCTTGGTGAAAAAAGGTGAAATTACGATGCTGTTCGACTCTATTGTCGATAAAATTACGGAGCGGGAAGTAGAACTGACTGTCAATGATACAAAAGAAACGATTCCAAATGATTTTGTATTTGCGATGATCGGCTATCATCCTGACCACAACTTTTTGAAAAAGATTGGTATTGCGATAGACGAATTGACAGGCTGCCCTATATTTAACGAAGTGACGATGGAAACCGATACAGAGGATATGTATGTTGCCGGAGTGATTGCTGCGGGAAATAATGCCAACTCCATCTTTATTGAAAACGGCCGTTTTCATGGACAACAAATTGCTGCCGCCATTGCGGAAAAGAAAAGCGTACGCTAA
- a CDS encoding metallophosphoesterase: MKWIYKGSLAILALLLFMLRNAFQQNLKSQRIQLHAAHRFEPFKLMFISDIHRRKLNSSLLEDPADVVIIGGDLTEKGVPLSRVEENLKMLSKLGPLYFVWGNHDRSAGEAALRKLFEEYNVEILENEGVNLLGQPHLKLVGIDYFSYGKNSIITAFSDIAADDTVIFVSHTPAVFKYVREKYPADFLLAGHTHGGQIRLGKFGIAEKGRLTENSGKMELVSNGYGTTKLPLRLGAEAEYHVFDIHPK, encoded by the coding sequence ATGAAGTGGATTTATAAAGGCAGTCTGGCAATTCTGGCGCTGCTTCTTTTTATGTTGCGCAACGCTTTTCAGCAAAACTTGAAGAGCCAACGCATTCAATTGCATGCCGCACATCGGTTTGAACCATTTAAGTTAATGTTTATTTCAGATATTCACAGAAGAAAGTTAAATTCAAGTTTGTTGGAAGATCCTGCAGATGTTGTCATCATAGGAGGCGATTTAACGGAAAAAGGTGTGCCATTAAGCCGTGTTGAAGAAAATCTGAAAATGCTCAGCAAACTCGGCCCGCTTTACTTTGTTTGGGGAAATCACGATCGAAGCGCTGGCGAGGCGGCATTGCGCAAGCTGTTTGAGGAGTATAATGTCGAAATTTTAGAAAACGAAGGAGTCAATCTTCTAGGGCAGCCGCACTTGAAATTGGTTGGCATTGATTATTTCAGCTATGGAAAAAATTCAATCATTACTGCTTTTTCTGATATAGCAGCAGACGACACTGTTATTTTTGTGTCTCATACGCCTGCCGTATTTAAGTATGTGAGAGAAAAATATCCTGCCGATTTCCTGCTTGCCGGCCATACGCATGGCGGTCAGATACGTTTGGGTAAATTCGGGATTGCGGAAAAAGGAAGATTAACTGAGAACAGTGGGAAAATGGAGTTGGTCAGCAACGGATACGGCACCACCAAATTGCCGCTTCGTTTAGGCGCGGAAGCGGAATATCATGTTTTTGACATACATCCAAAATAA
- a CDS encoding CBS domain-containing protein, which yields MFVKSVMVKREKCIIVKMDDSIQTGLDLLKRHSIDALPVIEGTQYKGIFTWFHACRAFFYSGKTKDEFISTAKVSDVVVNQDVFLKIEDVFEKAIVELNDFPIIAVVHDNEFLGIVTRFDVMNQLQSAFGMQQEGVRITFTSVESEGRIGRLGDIIEKYKESVVSLVTFDETDKVVRRIVLKIKKKDNIDRFLKELDKSGFRVLDISED from the coding sequence ATGTTTGTGAAAAGCGTAATGGTAAAAAGAGAAAAATGCATTATAGTTAAAATGGATGATTCAATCCAGACGGGCCTTGACTTGCTGAAACGCCATTCAATAGATGCTTTGCCTGTTATAGAAGGCACGCAATATAAAGGGATATTCACTTGGTTTCACGCTTGCCGGGCATTTTTCTATTCAGGCAAGACCAAGGATGAATTCATCAGCACGGCCAAAGTCAGCGACGTTGTTGTGAATCAGGATGTTTTCCTGAAAATTGAGGATGTCTTTGAAAAAGCAATTGTTGAGCTGAATGATTTCCCCATTATTGCAGTTGTGCACGATAACGAATTTCTCGGGATAGTGACACGTTTTGATGTGATGAATCAATTGCAGAGCGCTTTTGGCATGCAGCAAGAAGGAGTGCGCATCACCTTTACTTCGGTTGAGTCAGAGGGGCGCATTGGACGGCTTGGTGATATAATAGAGAAATATAAAGAATCTGTGGTCTCGCTTGTGACGTTTGATGAAACGGATAAAGTGGTACGGCGCATCGTTTTAAAAATCAAGAAAAAAGACAATATCGACCGCTTTTTGAAAGAGTTGGATAAATCGGGATTCCGGGTTTTGGATATCTCAGAAGACTGA
- a CDS encoding LysM peptidoglycan-binding domain-containing protein translates to MGKQNYRKAIEKGRQEIPVQSIAAPSRRAQRKAVNKKPKKTKNMLLPTLFFIFMLIPVTLLIYVYFLHEPNDTLITSTVNDQVSLETTPPASETPLVPVEGEEKEEEPKALAEKEAKEAKAQKAAAEKEQAKKEAAVKEKEQAEAEAKAKAEAQAKAEAEAEAKAQTEAKAKAEAEAKAQAEAKAKAEAEAKAQAEVKAKAEAEAEAKRQQEQQAAQKEKEAKEKAKLSQKTHVVQSGETLYRIAVNAYGAAGANAGVEKIKQANGLTSNEISVGSTLILP, encoded by the coding sequence ATGGGTAAACAAAATTATCGTAAAGCCATTGAAAAAGGCCGACAGGAAATTCCAGTTCAAAGCATTGCCGCTCCTTCAAGAAGGGCACAGCGTAAAGCGGTCAATAAGAAACCGAAAAAAACCAAAAACATGCTGCTGCCTACATTGTTTTTCATTTTCATGTTAATCCCCGTGACACTTCTTATATACGTATATTTTCTGCATGAGCCGAACGACACATTAATTACCAGCACAGTAAATGATCAAGTCAGCCTGGAAACAACACCGCCGGCATCTGAAACTCCTCTTGTTCCCGTTGAAGGAGAAGAAAAAGAGGAAGAGCCGAAAGCTTTAGCGGAAAAAGAAGCTAAAGAAGCAAAAGCTCAAAAAGCGGCTGCCGAGAAAGAACAAGCCAAAAAAGAAGCTGCTGTTAAAGAAAAAGAACAGGCGGAGGCAGAAGCAAAGGCTAAGGCTGAAGCCCAAGCCAAAGCAGAAGCAGAAGCAGAGGCCAAAGCTCAGACAGAGGCAAAAGCCAAAGCAGAAGCAGAGGCCAAAGCTCAAGCAGAGGCAAAAGCCAAAGCAGAAGCAGAGGCAAAAGCTCAAGCAGAGGTAAAAGCCAAAGCAGAAGCAGAAGCAGAAGCAAAAAGACAGCAAGAACAACAAGCAGCCCAAAAAGAGAAAGAAGCCAAAGAGAAAGCAAAATTATCACAAAAGACACATGTGGTCCAATCAGGCGAAACCCTATACCGGATTGCCGTTAATGCCTACGGAGCAGCAGGAGCAAATGCAGGAGTTGAAAAGATCAAACAAGCAAACGGTTTAACTTCAAACGAAATAAGTGTTGGTAGTACGTTAATTTTGCCTTAA
- a CDS encoding RecQ family ATP-dependent DNA helicase, translating into MNLEELLFKTYGFASFRPGQKEVIEQIVKGEDVIALLPTGMGKSMCYQLPAHLLPGSVLIVSPLLSLMQDQVSQLKKMGEKSVVAINSFLKPQEREKIWNTLGSYRFIFISPEMLVQPFVKKQLKKIHVSLLVADEAHCISQWGFDFRPDYLRIAEILPDLGHPQILALTATATEKVTNEIKTYLEISHPYIYTHPMDRKNIVYDIKKFEKSQEKLEWLTSFVQQCEGPGIIYAGTRKKSQELAAILMEMGLQASYYHGGMEHQDRVFVQQQFQNGELDWVCSTNAFGMGVHIPNIRHVIHFQLPTSVEGYVQEVGRAGRDGRAALATLLYAEGDEGLMLSLVMDELPSRHEIQEVAANISTAEQLVAAGTVRETALRVIEYWLSQLTVAETLLQMETLQQEKIKQVDKMRRLVNLSGCIRQYIIECFDQQLAQKPENCCVNDGIDYTVFDKRTPKPKKVVLQHWENRLNALLPL; encoded by the coding sequence GTGAATCTGGAGGAATTGCTTTTTAAGACTTATGGCTTTGCATCGTTTCGCCCTGGCCAAAAAGAAGTCATCGAACAAATCGTAAAAGGCGAAGATGTCATCGCTTTGTTGCCAACGGGAATGGGGAAGTCGATGTGTTACCAGTTGCCTGCCCATCTCTTGCCAGGAAGTGTGCTGATCGTCTCGCCGCTATTGTCGTTAATGCAAGATCAAGTTTCCCAGTTGAAAAAAATGGGCGAAAAATCCGTTGTGGCAATCAATTCATTTCTGAAACCGCAGGAAAGGGAAAAAATCTGGAATACACTTGGCAGCTATCGGTTTATTTTCATTTCCCCGGAAATGCTGGTTCAGCCTTTTGTCAAAAAGCAATTGAAAAAAATCCATGTTTCGCTGCTGGTAGCCGATGAAGCACATTGTATTTCGCAATGGGGCTTTGATTTCCGCCCGGATTATTTGCGGATCGCGGAAATTTTGCCGGACTTGGGACATCCGCAAATTCTGGCGCTGACTGCCACTGCAACAGAAAAAGTGACCAATGAAATCAAGACATATTTGGAAATCAGCCATCCATATATATACACGCATCCGATGGATCGCAAAAATATAGTTTATGATATTAAAAAATTTGAAAAGTCGCAGGAGAAACTGGAATGGCTGACTTCTTTTGTCCAGCAATGCGAAGGGCCGGGGATTATTTATGCGGGAACACGCAAAAAATCACAGGAACTGGCAGCAATTTTAATGGAGATGGGATTGCAGGCTTCCTATTATCACGGTGGCATGGAGCATCAGGATCGGGTATTTGTCCAGCAGCAATTCCAGAATGGAGAATTGGATTGGGTCTGCTCAACTAATGCGTTCGGCATGGGCGTTCATATACCGAATATCCGCCATGTTATCCATTTTCAACTGCCCACTTCTGTAGAAGGCTATGTGCAGGAAGTGGGAAGAGCCGGGCGTGACGGACGGGCCGCACTGGCAACGCTGCTTTACGCAGAAGGAGACGAGGGGTTAATGTTAAGCCTCGTAATGGATGAATTGCCATCCAGGCATGAAATTCAGGAAGTGGCAGCAAATATTTCTACCGCAGAGCAGCTGGTTGCGGCAGGCACAGTCAGAGAAACTGCGTTGCGGGTCATCGAATATTGGCTTAGTCAACTGACGGTCGCTGAGACATTGCTTCAAATGGAAACTCTTCAGCAGGAAAAAATAAAGCAAGTGGATAAAATGAGGAGATTGGTCAACTTATCTGGATGCATCAGACAGTATATTATTGAATGTTTTGACCAGCAGTTAGCACAAAAACCTGAAAACTGCTGCGTTAATGATGGCATCGACTACACGGTATTTGACAAGCGGACTCCTAAGCCCAAAAAAGTTGTGCTGCAGCATTGGGAAAATCGGCTGAATGCACTATTGCCTTTATGA